A single region of the Anaerolineales bacterium genome encodes:
- the cbiQ gene encoding cobalt ECF transporter T component CbiQ: MHFDLTDQYRPRPSAIHRLDPRVKVVMAVLFILACSLVPVGAWPGFVGLLALVLAASAASRLGLAFALRRSYVALPFVLVAVPLLFTVPGEIVYSVPLLGWTVSAQGIERFLSVLLRSWIAIQAAILLTAVTPFPDLLWALGALRLPRTVVSTIGFMVRYLFVLSDEAARMLQARAARASRPAGEGRPPVLWQARVAGNMVGSLFLRALERSERVYAAMLARGYDGQMPSLTRHQLRPSDWAATALAILVLAGLLAATYRR, from the coding sequence ATGCACTTCGATCTGACCGACCAGTACCGACCACGCCCGTCCGCCATCCACCGCCTCGACCCCCGGGTGAAGGTGGTGATGGCCGTGCTCTTCATCCTGGCCTGCAGCCTGGTCCCAGTGGGCGCCTGGCCTGGCTTCGTGGGCTTGCTGGCGCTGGTGCTGGCAGCGTCGGCAGCCAGCCGCCTGGGTCTGGCCTTCGCCCTTCGCCGATCGTATGTTGCGCTTCCCTTCGTGCTGGTGGCTGTGCCGCTGCTGTTCACGGTGCCGGGAGAGATCGTGTACAGCGTTCCGCTCTTGGGATGGACGGTCAGTGCGCAGGGAATCGAGCGGTTTCTCAGCGTGCTGCTGCGGTCATGGATTGCGATTCAGGCAGCAATCCTGCTGACCGCGGTGACCCCGTTCCCGGACTTGCTGTGGGCGCTGGGGGCGCTGCGCCTGCCGCGGACGGTGGTGTCGACGATCGGCTTCATGGTCCGCTACCTTTTCGTCCTCAGCGATGAAGCCGCCCGCATGCTCCAAGCGCGCGCCGCGCGCGCCTCCCGCCCGGCCGGCGAGGGCCGGCCGCCTGTGCTGTGGCAGGCACGCGTGGCGGGGAACATGGTCGGCAGCCTATTCCTGCGGGCCCTGGAGCGCAGCGAGCGGGTGTACGCCGCAATGCTGGCCCGCGGCTACGATGGCCAGATGCCCAGCCTGACGCGCCACCAGCTGCGCCCGAGCGACTGGGCGGCCACCGCCCTGGCAATCCTGGTGCTTGCGGGCCTGCTGGCGGCGACCTACCGGAGATGA
- a CDS encoding energy-coupling factor ABC transporter ATP-binding protein — MHHTIEVQDLRFSFPDGRQALRGVDLSIAPGEKVGLVGPNGAGKSTLMLHLNGILRAGSGAVQVCGQPVDDDHLAYIRRAVGLVFQDPDDQLFSPTVFEDVAFGPMYMGLTRGEVEQRVQAALAAVGMHAASGRVPHHLSSGEKKRVAIATVLAMEPEILVLDEPSAGLDPRARRELINLLRRLPQTMLVSTHDLWMVQELFERSVVIDGGRIVADGPTQTLLSTIELLEAHGLVAP, encoded by the coding sequence GTGCATCACACGATTGAAGTCCAAGACCTGAGGTTCTCGTTTCCGGATGGCCGCCAGGCCCTTCGCGGCGTCGATCTCAGCATCGCCCCCGGGGAAAAAGTCGGGCTGGTGGGCCCGAATGGGGCGGGCAAATCGACCTTGATGCTGCACCTGAACGGCATTCTGCGAGCTGGGTCCGGTGCGGTCCAGGTGTGTGGGCAGCCGGTAGACGATGATCACCTGGCCTACATCCGCCGGGCGGTGGGGTTGGTGTTCCAGGATCCGGACGATCAGCTGTTCTCGCCGACGGTGTTCGAGGACGTGGCCTTCGGTCCGATGTACATGGGCCTTACCCGGGGCGAGGTCGAGCAGCGAGTGCAGGCGGCGCTGGCGGCCGTGGGGATGCACGCGGCCAGCGGGCGCGTCCCCCACCACCTGAGCAGCGGGGAGAAGAAGCGGGTGGCGATCGCCACTGTACTGGCGATGGAGCCAGAGATCCTGGTGCTCGACGAACCCAGCGCTGGGCTCGATCCGCGGGCGCGACGTGAACTGATCAACCTGCTGAGACGGCTGCCGCAGACCATGCTGGTCTCCACCCATGACCTGTGGATGGTGCAGGAGCTGTTCGAGCGTTCGGTGGTGATCGATGGCGGGCGGATCGTGGCCGACGGGCCCACTCAGACCCTGCTTTCGACCATCGAGCTGCTGGAGGCTCACGGATTAGTGGCGCCGTAG